A region from the Simiduia sp. 21SJ11W-1 genome encodes:
- a CDS encoding M20/M25/M40 family metallo-hydrolase → MIGMSNFIRISLLAAVSLCTSLSTWAAPERVWISIGSDAVERASIQRFRGVDLRPVKTLGNAGISLATIPADQIDLLSQFMHDEFHRCGGFVFHESQEAAQQFALASSAPPVAALAVSYSIDNPAGVAMLLDEMSSANLVATVNSLSAYHNRYYTQQTGADAANWIRNQWASIASSRGDISVELYDHSWLQDSVVATITGSTYPDEVVVIGGHLDSINGGNPSGGRAPGADDNASGIAVATETLRAMVASGFKPARTVKIMGYAAEEVGLRGSKDIAEAHKAQNVNVVGVAQFDMSGYKGTGNRDIVFMTDYTNSAQNQFMGNLIDAYLPGLTYGFDQCGYGCSDHASWHAQGYAASMPFESNMADYNSNIHTAYDNTFDAGHSIKFARLAAAYVAELAKGGDGSTPPPPPGNTLENGVAKTGLGANQGSDLTFTMAVPAGATNISFAISGGSGDADLYVRFGAAPTDTVYDCRPYKNGNNETCTATQSGGTYHLRVKAYSSFSGVSLVGQYTEGGNTNEPINETHSNINLSRGQWARYTQSLAAGYSKLVVTMSGGSGDADLYVRQGAESTTSQYDCRPYKNGNNESCTFNAPAAGTWHIDVRGYTAASGVTLTIQGTP, encoded by the coding sequence ATGATTGGAATGTCAAACTTTATACGCATCAGTTTATTGGCGGCTGTTAGCCTATGCACATCACTGAGTACGTGGGCGGCGCCCGAGCGGGTGTGGATTTCCATCGGCTCAGATGCCGTAGAGCGCGCCTCAATACAGCGTTTTCGCGGTGTGGATTTGCGCCCGGTGAAAACACTGGGCAATGCGGGCATAAGCCTTGCCACCATACCGGCAGATCAAATTGATTTGCTAAGCCAGTTTATGCACGATGAATTTCACCGTTGCGGCGGTTTCGTTTTTCATGAATCGCAAGAAGCCGCGCAACAGTTTGCGCTGGCATCAAGTGCACCACCTGTGGCTGCCTTGGCGGTTAGCTACAGTATTGATAATCCTGCAGGCGTTGCGATGCTGCTTGATGAGATGTCATCGGCCAACCTGGTGGCCACAGTAAATAGCCTGAGCGCCTATCACAATCGGTATTACACCCAGCAAACCGGCGCCGATGCCGCAAACTGGATTCGCAATCAGTGGGCGAGCATTGCCAGCTCCCGAGGCGACATCAGTGTTGAGCTGTATGATCATTCCTGGTTGCAAGATTCCGTTGTTGCCACCATTACCGGTAGCACCTATCCAGATGAGGTGGTGGTGATTGGCGGCCACTTGGATTCCATTAACGGCGGCAACCCCAGCGGTGGGCGCGCCCCCGGTGCCGATGACAATGCCTCGGGCATTGCGGTGGCCACTGAAACCTTAAGAGCCATGGTTGCCAGTGGGTTTAAACCCGCGCGCACTGTGAAAATTATGGGTTATGCCGCCGAGGAAGTGGGCCTGCGCGGTTCGAAAGATATTGCCGAGGCGCACAAAGCCCAGAACGTGAATGTGGTGGGTGTGGCACAGTTTGATATGAGCGGTTACAAGGGCACGGGTAATCGCGACATAGTGTTCATGACCGATTACACCAACAGTGCGCAAAACCAGTTTATGGGTAACTTGATAGATGCCTATCTACCAGGCCTTACCTATGGCTTTGACCAGTGCGGTTACGGTTGCTCGGATCACGCCTCCTGGCATGCGCAGGGCTACGCGGCATCCATGCCTTTTGAATCGAACATGGCTGACTACAACAGCAACATCCACACCGCCTACGACAACACCTTCGATGCTGGTCACTCCATAAAATTTGCACGCCTGGCGGCGGCTTATGTGGCAGAGTTGGCCAAAGGTGGCGATGGCAGCACGCCACCACCACCGCCCGGAAATACGTTGGAAAATGGTGTGGCCAAAACAGGATTGGGTGCCAATCAGGGTAGCGATCTTACCTTTACCATGGCGGTGCCGGCCGGGGCCACTAATATCAGCTTTGCCATCAGTGGTGGCAGCGGTGATGCCGACCTTTATGTACGGTTTGGCGCCGCGCCCACAGACACAGTGTACGATTGCCGCCCTTACAAAAATGGCAACAACGAAACCTGCACGGCTACTCAAAGTGGCGGCACATACCACCTGCGTGTGAAAGCCTACAGCAGTTTCAGTGGTGTCAGTTTGGTTGGGCAATACACAGAGGGTGGCAACACTAATGAACCCATTAATGAGACCCACAGTAATATTAATTTAAGCCGCGGGCAGTGGGCGCGCTATACCCAAAGTTTAGCGGCCGGTTATAGCAAGCTTGTGGTCACCATGAGCGGCGGCTCCGGTGATGCGGATTTATATGTGCGCCAGGGCGCTGAATCTACCACCAGCCAATACGATTGCCGGCCCTATAAAAACGGCAACAATGAAAGCTGCACCTTCAATGCGCCGGCGGCAGGCACCTGGCATATTGACGTACGTGGTTACACTGCAGCCTCGGGCGTGACCTTGACTATTCAGGGCACGCCATAG
- a CDS encoding MFS transporter: MQKLTGFKGFIPYLSVVFLNAFVDLGHKIIIQNTVFKTYDGNEQVVLTAVVNALILLPFILLFSPAGFLSDRFPKHQVMRAGAWAVVGATLLITFCYYQGWFWGAFGLTLLLAIQSAIYSPAKYGYIKELVGNEPLARANGVVNAVSILGILLGTFVFSALFEWLLLDTQAVESHTIVATLAPLGWLLVALAIVELVLAYRLSPKGQGRPDKHFEFSRYVQLQYLRRNLGILQRRPAIWLSIVGLATFWAIAQVVVAAFPAFAKDTLGETNTLVIQGILACTGIGIVLGSILAGRLSRNYIETGLIPVGALGLTVALFLMPGLTSPFALALCFLTIGAAGGLFIVPLNALIQFHALPKQLGTVLAGNNWVQNITMLSFLGLTVWVATLNYSAGWLLGAMGVVALLGAGYTLFKLPHAFVRLLVSFLFKGRYRINVVDFKNLPAEGAVLLLGNHISWIDWALVQIACPRPVRFVMQKQIYHNPFIRPFVKLFGVIPIAKGHSEEALAEVHTHLQAGEVVCLFPEGAISRNGQLGKFHTGYQRATQGLQEGVIVPFYLHGLWGSKFSRSSERLRETRAPEGRRRDLIVAFGAPLPINTDAKTLKLKVFELAAHAWQAHSDAYKSTAVALIQSAQRQGAAAAVLGERGEVVSYRALLAGALQLAKFLKGQGLHGRPVYVATGPGKAFILAHMGAWLAGAVVQLSPEGATALVSESPARAPALDAASGAGSGAVRQLVIPNTTAGAPLTRFATWLPASLLARWYGKPLELDAPALQLAAGTQPITHRQLQLNSRQLSDVLNTSASDVVGGFVSRQNAFELMCCTIMPLLEGLPVVHHYAADASLTIAKQVARRNVSLMVLSPSVLAAMACDDTIEPLMLASLRMVLGEHTGEAMAQAEAFESRFNQPVYLGLGGAPWVPVATLNVPDALDTTYWRIQRGCDRSSVGMPLPGLSVAVLDDQGAVVAGFNQEGDLYLGLGLPAVSAGRPLPEAGAGLLPLGCRGQLTEEGFVVPAGKVA, from the coding sequence ATGCAGAAACTGACAGGCTTTAAAGGATTTATCCCCTACCTCAGCGTGGTGTTCTTGAACGCCTTTGTGGATTTGGGCCACAAAATCATTATTCAGAACACGGTGTTTAAAACCTATGACGGCAACGAGCAGGTGGTGCTCACCGCGGTGGTAAACGCGCTGATTTTATTGCCGTTTATCCTGCTGTTTTCACCCGCGGGCTTTTTGTCAGACCGCTTTCCCAAGCATCAGGTTATGCGGGCGGGAGCCTGGGCCGTGGTGGGCGCCACCTTGTTGATCACCTTTTGCTACTACCAGGGCTGGTTTTGGGGTGCGTTCGGTTTGACCTTGTTGCTGGCAATTCAAAGTGCCATATACAGCCCGGCAAAATATGGCTACATCAAAGAGCTTGTGGGTAACGAGCCCTTGGCGCGCGCCAACGGGGTGGTAAATGCGGTGAGTATTCTTGGGATTTTACTGGGCACCTTTGTGTTTTCTGCCCTGTTTGAGTGGCTGTTGCTGGATACCCAGGCCGTTGAAAGTCACACCATTGTTGCAACCTTAGCCCCCCTCGGCTGGCTGCTGGTGGCGCTGGCCATTGTGGAGCTTGTATTGGCCTACCGCCTGAGCCCGAAAGGCCAGGGGCGGCCAGACAAACACTTTGAGTTTTCCCGCTATGTGCAACTGCAGTATTTGCGCCGCAACCTCGGGATTTTGCAGCGCCGCCCGGCTATTTGGCTCTCTATTGTGGGCCTGGCCACTTTCTGGGCCATCGCCCAAGTGGTGGTGGCGGCCTTTCCCGCCTTTGCCAAAGATACCCTGGGCGAAACCAATACCTTGGTGATTCAGGGCATTCTCGCCTGCACGGGCATCGGTATAGTACTGGGCTCGATTCTGGCGGGGCGTTTATCGCGCAATTACATTGAAACGGGGTTGATTCCCGTAGGTGCACTCGGTTTGACGGTTGCATTGTTTTTAATGCCGGGGCTTACGTCGCCCTTTGCACTGGCGCTGTGTTTTTTGACCATTGGCGCTGCGGGTGGATTGTTCATTGTTCCCTTGAATGCGCTGATTCAATTTCACGCATTGCCCAAACAATTGGGTACGGTATTGGCCGGTAACAACTGGGTGCAAAACATCACCATGTTGTCTTTTTTGGGGCTCACTGTGTGGGTGGCCACCCTCAATTACAGCGCCGGTTGGCTGCTGGGTGCCATGGGTGTGGTGGCGTTGCTGGGGGCAGGTTACACGCTGTTTAAATTACCTCACGCCTTTGTGCGTTTGTTGGTAAGTTTTCTGTTTAAGGGCCGCTACCGCATCAACGTGGTGGATTTTAAAAACCTGCCGGCCGAGGGCGCAGTGCTGTTGCTGGGCAATCACATCAGCTGGATAGACTGGGCGCTGGTGCAAATCGCCTGCCCGCGCCCCGTGCGCTTTGTGATGCAAAAGCAAATTTACCACAACCCCTTTATTCGCCCCTTCGTGAAATTATTTGGCGTGATTCCCATTGCCAAAGGCCACAGCGAGGAGGCCCTGGCTGAGGTGCACACCCATTTGCAGGCGGGCGAAGTGGTGTGTTTGTTCCCCGAGGGGGCCATCAGCCGCAACGGCCAGCTGGGTAAATTCCACACGGGCTACCAGCGTGCAACGCAGGGTTTGCAGGAGGGTGTGATTGTGCCCTTTTATTTGCACGGTTTGTGGGGCAGTAAATTTTCCCGCTCAAGCGAGCGGCTGCGGGAAACCCGCGCACCCGAAGGGCGCCGCCGCGATTTAATTGTGGCCTTCGGGGCACCATTGCCCATCAATACCGATGCCAAAACCCTCAAGCTTAAAGTGTTTGAATTGGCGGCCCACGCCTGGCAGGCCCACAGTGATGCCTACAAATCCACTGCAGTTGCTCTTATTCAGAGTGCGCAGCGCCAAGGTGCGGCGGCGGCCGTGTTAGGCGAGCGCGGCGAGGTTGTCAGCTACCGGGCGCTGCTTGCCGGGGCACTGCAGCTGGCAAAGTTTCTAAAAGGCCAAGGCTTGCATGGCCGCCCCGTTTACGTGGCCACGGGGCCGGGCAAAGCGTTTATTTTGGCGCACATGGGCGCCTGGCTTGCGGGTGCGGTGGTGCAGCTTAGCCCCGAGGGCGCCACAGCACTTGTGAGCGAAAGCCCCGCGCGCGCGCCAGCACTTGACGCCGCCAGTGGTGCAGGCAGCGGGGCCGTCCGGCAACTTGTTATTCCCAATACAACTGCCGGCGCGCCGCTTACCCGGTTTGCTACTTGGCTGCCGGCATCGCTGCTGGCGCGCTGGTACGGTAAACCCCTTGAGCTGGATGCGCCGGCCCTGCAACTTGCAGCCGGTACCCAGCCCATTACCCATCGCCAGTTGCAGCTCAACAGCCGCCAATTGAGCGATGTATTAAATACCAGCGCCAGTGATGTGGTGGGTGGTTTTGTAAGCCGTCAGAATGCCTTTGAATTGATGTGCTGCACCATCATGCCGCTACTGGAAGGCCTGCCCGTTGTGCACCACTACGCGGCCGATGCCAGCCTTACCATTGCCAAGCAGGTGGCGCGCCGCAATGTGAGCCTGATGGTGTTATCGCCCAGTGTGCTGGCGGCCATGGCCTGTGATGACACCATAGAGCCGCTGATGCTTGCGAGCCTGCGCATGGTGTTGGGCGAACACACGGGCGAGGCCATGGCGCAGGCCGAAGCATTTGAAAGCCGGTTCAATCAGCCTGTGTATTTGGGCTTGGGCGGAGCGCCCTGGGTGCCGGTAGCAACGCTCAATGTGCCGGATGCGCTGGATACCACCTATTGGCGCATCCAGCGCGGCTGTGATCGCAGTTCGGTGGGCATGCCCTTGCCGGGGCTTTCTGTGGCGGTGCTGGATGACCAAGGTGCGGTGGTGGCGGGCTTTAATCAAGAGGGCGACCTGTACCTGGGGCTGGGTTTGCCGGCAGTCTCCGCCGGGCGCCCACTGCCCGAGGCGGGCGCTGGCCTCTTGCCCCTGGGTTGCCGTGGGCAGCTCACAGAGGAGGGCTTTGTGGTGCCGGCAGGCAAGGTGGCCTGA
- a CDS encoding M4 family metallopeptidase: protein MTHNNNVKLTALALGIAGCMSAQAAERVFLQERPDILNNLAAGPALMQQAATPQMLGLSAQENLQARRSYTNADGSVTTRYTQMYKGLPVIGDDVIISRAASGALRTAHGAMLSGIAADVMATQARIKPDIAIQKAKAHTMNGASIAAGRTAVVYENETSRLGIWQDQSGRARLVYEVSYVQYGDAPSRPYVIVDALTGEVLLERENLQTADATGPGGNQKTGQYYYGTDFGPLNVAQSGNTCTMQNANVKTVNLNHGTSGSAAFSFTCPENTVKTINGAYSPLNDAHFFGNVVFDMFNNYVGAPPLTFQLQMRVHYSNNYENAFWNGSAMTFGDGANTFYPLVSLDVSAHEVSHGFTEQNSGLVYSGKSGGLNEAFSDMSGEAAEFYMHGANDWMVGAQIFKGNGALRYMDDPTKDGKSIGHQSDYSSGMDVHYSSGVYNKAFYLLANTAGWDTEKAFKVYARANQQYWTANTNWNVAGNGVLDAACDLGFNVDDVNASLVAVGISSSVSNPDCGGTPPPPPPPPGELANGVPVTGLAAATGDDVIYTLQVPAGATNIRFEMSGGTGDADLYTRFGAEPTDSTYDCRPYASGNNETCTGSATGGTYYVRVKAYSSFSGVSLTGSYDEPGSGAEPIDETVANISVARGAWKYYTVTLNGDYANLNVAISGGSGDADLYVRQGAQPTSSAFDCRPYKWGNNESCSFTGPASTTWHIGIRGYSASSGVTLRYTATPQ, encoded by the coding sequence ATGACACACAACAATAACGTGAAATTAACCGCTTTGGCGTTGGGCATTGCTGGCTGTATGTCGGCACAGGCCGCCGAGCGGGTGTTCCTACAGGAACGGCCGGATATCCTTAACAATCTGGCCGCAGGGCCTGCATTAATGCAGCAGGCAGCCACGCCACAAATGCTGGGCTTAAGCGCACAGGAAAATTTACAGGCCAGGCGCAGCTACACCAATGCCGATGGTTCGGTAACTACCCGTTACACGCAGATGTATAAAGGCCTGCCGGTGATTGGTGACGATGTCATCATCAGCCGCGCGGCCAGCGGCGCCTTGCGCACCGCCCATGGTGCCATGTTGAGCGGCATTGCCGCCGATGTTATGGCGACCCAGGCCCGCATCAAGCCAGACATCGCCATACAAAAGGCCAAGGCCCATACCATGAACGGTGCGAGTATTGCGGCCGGCCGCACTGCAGTGGTGTATGAAAACGAGACTTCGCGCTTAGGCATTTGGCAAGATCAATCAGGCCGTGCGCGCCTGGTGTATGAGGTGTCTTACGTGCAGTATGGCGATGCACCATCGCGCCCCTATGTAATTGTGGATGCGCTCACAGGCGAGGTGCTGCTGGAGCGTGAAAACCTGCAAACCGCCGATGCCACGGGCCCCGGTGGCAATCAGAAAACCGGGCAGTATTATTACGGCACAGACTTCGGCCCACTTAATGTGGCGCAATCTGGCAATACCTGCACCATGCAAAATGCCAATGTGAAAACGGTGAATCTGAATCACGGCACTTCCGGAAGTGCGGCCTTCAGTTTTACCTGCCCGGAAAATACCGTTAAAACCATAAACGGGGCCTATTCGCCGCTGAACGATGCCCACTTTTTCGGCAATGTAGTGTTCGACATGTTCAACAACTATGTGGGTGCGCCACCACTCACATTCCAGTTGCAAATGCGCGTGCATTACTCAAACAATTATGAAAATGCCTTCTGGAATGGCAGCGCCATGACCTTTGGCGATGGCGCCAATACCTTTTACCCGCTGGTGAGTTTGGATGTATCGGCCCACGAAGTAAGCCACGGTTTTACCGAGCAGAATTCGGGCCTGGTGTATTCCGGAAAATCCGGCGGCTTGAACGAGGCCTTTTCCGATATGTCTGGAGAGGCGGCCGAGTTTTATATGCACGGCGCCAACGACTGGATGGTAGGCGCACAAATTTTCAAGGGCAATGGTGCGCTGCGCTACATGGATGACCCAACCAAAGACGGGAAGTCTATTGGGCATCAATCTGATTATTCCTCGGGCATGGATGTGCACTACAGCTCAGGCGTGTACAACAAGGCGTTCTACTTGCTGGCAAATACCGCCGGTTGGGATACAGAAAAAGCCTTCAAGGTGTATGCCCGCGCCAACCAACAATACTGGACGGCAAACACCAACTGGAATGTGGCCGGCAACGGCGTGTTGGATGCAGCCTGCGACCTGGGTTTCAACGTGGATGATGTAAATGCATCCCTTGTGGCCGTGGGTATTTCGTCGTCTGTCAGCAACCCCGATTGCGGTGGCACACCACCGCCGCCACCACCACCGCCGGGTGAACTTGCCAATGGTGTGCCGGTAACGGGGCTGGCGGCCGCCACCGGTGATGATGTGATTTACACCCTGCAAGTGCCCGCCGGTGCCACCAATATCCGTTTTGAAATGAGCGGTGGTACAGGCGATGCCGATCTCTACACCCGGTTCGGTGCAGAACCCACAGACAGCACCTACGACTGCCGGCCCTATGCTTCAGGCAACAACGAAACCTGCACTGGCTCGGCCACGGGCGGCACCTATTATGTGCGCGTTAAAGCCTACAGCAGTTTCTCGGGTGTCAGCCTCACCGGCAGCTATGACGAGCCGGGCTCGGGCGCAGAGCCCATTGATGAAACGGTTGCCAATATTTCCGTGGCCAGAGGTGCCTGGAAGTATTACACCGTGACGCTCAATGGCGATTATGCAAACCTGAACGTGGCGATCAGCGGCGGGTCCGGCGATGCAGACCTCTATGTGCGTCAGGGTGCGCAGCCCACTAGCAGCGCTTTCGATTGCCGGCCCTATAAGTGGGGCAACAATGAGTCGTGCAGTTTTACTGGCCCTGCCAGCACCACCTGGCACATAGGTATTCGCGGCTACTCGGCGTCATCGGGCGTGACATTGCGCTACACCGCAACGCCTCAATAG
- a CDS encoding FdhF/YdeP family oxidoreductase, whose translation MAKQLPAGGGFKKVLYTLATAKRIGLKASAKALTSHNACKACGLGMGGQRGGMTNELGEFPAVCNKSVQAQSTDNQAPIPQEIFDHPLTDLQALTGREIEHLGRLNTPLYKAAGDTHFSCISWNKALGIAGQKLKAAKASRTFFYASGRSSNEAGYLLQLLARAKGTNNVNNCSYFCHQATGVALTNTLGTGTATVQLEDLHKADTVFLIGANPASNHPRLVHALKACRDRGGEVIVINPVKEPGLVRFALPKNARSLIIGGHEIASMYVQPKVGSDATLFAAIAKCILQNQREDRAFIQQFCEGFDGFQQAIDALTWPEIEAETGLLQADILALAERYARARAAIFCWGMGLTHHTHGVTTLEALVSLALLCGHVGKPGAGLLPLRGHSNVQGMGTVGVKPMLTAELVARMADTLGVDAPTSPGKDTMACLRAAHAGEVDFALMLGGNLLEAAPDTEWTKTALERIGCKVYLTTTLNRGHVHSASKSECLILPVAARDEEWQATTQESMFSYVRLSDGGIHRLDNVHSEVAILSELGQAALAEHEALFTELASHSAIRNAMAKCVDQLAPLATIDETKQEFHIPGRHLTRPTFYTPTGKAQFRPLHRPTASTSQAFPLQLISGRSEGQFNTIVYEEVDTYRGVNNRYTVLMHPEDMASLSLTAGDKVELQSATGSLTGFEVQPFDIQRGALLGYYPETNPLIGQALDPHSHTPAYKSTPVRVQKYTGS comes from the coding sequence ATGGCCAAGCAATTACCTGCCGGTGGCGGTTTTAAAAAAGTGCTTTATACCCTCGCCACGGCCAAGCGCATCGGCCTTAAGGCCTCGGCCAAAGCCCTCACCAGCCACAATGCCTGCAAAGCCTGCGGCTTGGGCATGGGCGGCCAACGGGGCGGCATGACCAACGAGCTGGGCGAATTTCCAGCGGTGTGCAACAAAAGTGTGCAAGCGCAATCCACCGATAACCAGGCGCCTATCCCGCAAGAAATTTTCGACCACCCGCTCACAGACCTACAGGCCCTAACCGGTAGAGAAATCGAGCACCTGGGGCGGCTGAATACACCTCTTTACAAAGCCGCCGGCGACACGCATTTCAGTTGCATCAGCTGGAATAAAGCGCTGGGGATTGCAGGCCAAAAGTTAAAAGCCGCCAAGGCTTCGCGCACTTTTTTTTACGCATCGGGCCGATCCTCTAACGAGGCGGGTTACCTGCTGCAATTGTTGGCGCGCGCCAAGGGCACCAACAATGTGAACAACTGCTCTTACTTTTGCCATCAGGCCACAGGCGTTGCCCTAACCAATACCCTAGGCACCGGTACCGCCACGGTACAGCTAGAGGATTTACACAAAGCCGATACGGTATTTTTAATTGGCGCCAATCCCGCCTCCAATCACCCGCGACTGGTGCATGCCTTGAAAGCCTGCCGCGATCGTGGCGGCGAAGTGATTGTGATTAACCCCGTAAAAGAGCCGGGGCTTGTGCGCTTTGCGCTGCCCAAAAATGCACGCTCGCTCATCATCGGCGGCCATGAAATTGCCTCAATGTACGTTCAACCCAAGGTGGGAAGCGATGCCACCCTGTTTGCTGCTATTGCAAAATGCATCTTGCAAAACCAGCGAGAAGATCGGGCCTTCATCCAGCAATTTTGCGAAGGCTTTGATGGGTTCCAGCAAGCTATAGACGCACTCACCTGGCCAGAAATCGAGGCCGAAACCGGCCTGCTTCAGGCAGACATCCTAGCGCTGGCCGAGCGCTACGCACGCGCGCGCGCCGCCATCTTTTGCTGGGGCATGGGGCTTACCCACCACACCCACGGCGTTACCACCCTTGAGGCGTTAGTTAGCCTGGCGTTATTGTGCGGCCATGTGGGCAAGCCCGGTGCCGGGCTGTTACCTTTGCGCGGGCACAGCAATGTGCAAGGCATGGGCACTGTGGGTGTTAAGCCCATGCTAACGGCAGAGCTGGTAGCGCGCATGGCCGACACACTGGGAGTAGATGCACCCACAAGCCCCGGCAAGGACACCATGGCATGCCTGAGAGCCGCCCACGCAGGTGAGGTAGATTTTGCGCTCATGTTAGGTGGCAATTTGCTGGAAGCCGCACCCGATACCGAATGGACAAAAACCGCTCTCGAACGCATTGGCTGCAAAGTGTACCTCACCACCACGCTCAACCGGGGCCACGTGCACAGCGCGAGTAAAAGCGAATGTTTGATTTTGCCCGTGGCCGCGCGCGATGAAGAGTGGCAGGCCACCACGCAGGAATCGATGTTCAGCTATGTGCGCTTGAGCGACGGCGGTATTCACAGGCTCGACAACGTGCATTCAGAGGTCGCCATTTTATCGGAGCTTGGCCAAGCCGCGCTGGCGGAACACGAGGCGTTGTTTACCGAACTTGCCTCCCATTCAGCCATTCGCAACGCCATGGCAAAATGTGTAGATCAACTAGCGCCTTTGGCCACCATTGATGAAACCAAGCAGGAATTTCACATTCCCGGGCGGCACCTCACCCGGCCAACTTTTTACACCCCCACGGGCAAAGCACAATTTCGGCCACTGCACAGGCCAACAGCGTCAACCAGCCAGGCTTTCCCCTTGCAGCTCATCAGCGGGCGCAGCGAAGGCCAGTTCAACACCATAGTGTATGAAGAAGTAGACACCTACCGGGGCGTTAACAATCGCTATACAGTGCTCATGCACCCGGAAGATATGGCAAGCCTTTCACTCACCGCTGGCGATAAAGTTGAACTTCAATCGGCAACGGGATCACTTACAGGCTTTGAAGTCCAGCCCTTTGATATACAGCGTGGTGCCCTGCTCGGTTACTACCCCGAAACCAACCCCTTAATAGGCCAAGCGCTAGACCCACACAGCCACACCCCTGCCTACAAATCCACACCAGTGCGGGTGCAAAAGTACACGGGGAGTTAA
- a CDS encoding helix-turn-helix transcriptional regulator yields MAQVNAIIETLKRRLKAHGLRYADIAGPLGLSEASIKRLFRTQAFDLPQLQIICRCMGMEISDLIQAMQHAHPGVSQLSLEQEQQIAKDTATLLITVCVLNRWSLEDIRQFYQFSEQDIIRKLALLDRLNIIECLPGNRIKLKVAANFHWRPDGPIAQFFRRTIERELFNADFSATGNHLAILNGMLSEESGQLLQRKLAQLARDFNQLNDADAKLPLDQRQGTTLVLAMRDWQYQAFKPYVRK; encoded by the coding sequence ATGGCACAGGTTAACGCCATCATCGAAACATTAAAGCGCCGGTTAAAGGCGCACGGCTTGCGCTACGCGGATATCGCAGGCCCGCTGGGGCTTTCCGAGGCGAGCATCAAGCGATTGTTTCGCACCCAGGCCTTCGACCTGCCACAACTGCAAATTATTTGCCGCTGCATGGGTATGGAAATTTCTGATCTGATTCAGGCAATGCAGCATGCGCACCCGGGCGTTAGCCAACTGAGCCTCGAGCAAGAACAGCAAATCGCCAAAGACACCGCCACCCTTTTGATAACCGTGTGCGTGCTCAACCGCTGGTCGCTGGAAGACATCCGGCAGTTTTACCAATTTTCAGAGCAGGATATCATTCGCAAGCTGGCGCTGTTAGATCGGCTAAATATTATTGAATGCCTGCCAGGCAATCGGATTAAACTCAAAGTGGCTGCCAACTTTCACTGGCGCCCCGATGGCCCCATTGCACAGTTTTTCAGGCGCACCATCGAGCGTGAGCTGTTCAACGCAGACTTTAGCGCCACCGGCAATCACCTCGCCATTTTAAACGGTATGTTGTCTGAAGAATCTGGCCAACTTTTGCAGCGTAAACTCGCGCAGCTAGCCCGGGACTTCAATCAACTTAACGATGCCGATGCAAAACTGCCCCTAGACCAACGCCAAGGCACCACCCTGGTGCTGGCCATGCGCGATTGGCAATACCAGGCCTTCAAGCCCTATGTGCGTAAATAG